The Flavobacterium sp. CBA20B-1 genome includes the window CTTCTGTTGAAGCCGGTTTCACCAAAATGGAAGGCGGAAAAACCAAATCTTCGGTATGATCTTTTCCGTATTCGTTCAAGGTTTCCTCATCGGTAAAAACGTATGATGTACCAACAATTTCTATTATTTTATTTTTGATTTCAGTTGTAATCATTATTCAATGTTTTTATAGTTGATTTTCTGCATATTCGGAAGGAAATAAGCAATAACGCCTATTAATGGAAGATACGAACAAATATTGTAAATATGTTCAATAGAAGTTGCATCTGCCCAAAGTCCTAAAACTGCCGATCCTACTCCGCCCATTCCAAATGCAAAACCGTAAAACAAGCCCGAAACCATTCCTAATTTCTTTGGCAATAATTCTTGCGCATAAACCAAAATTGAAGGAAATGCTGATGAAATAATCAAGCCAATGATCACGATTAAAATTCCGGTTAACTGAAAATCTACGTAAGGCAATGCCAAGGTAAACGGAGCTGCACCCAAAACCGAGAACCAAATAACGTATTTCCGACCGAAGCGGTCTCCGAAAATTCCGCCTAACAAGGTGCCAACTGCCACCGAAATCAAGAAATAAAACAAATACACTTGTGCCTGAACTTCGTTCAAACCAAATTTATCCATGGTATAAAACTGAAAATAGCTGGTGATACTGGCCACATAAAAATATTTCGAGAAAATTAATACCAATAAAATAGTAATTGCTGCATTTATTTTAAAAGCAGACAAATCGGGCACTTGAATGACTTTTTTGGTTGATCTTGATGCAATTTTTAATTTGTTTTGATACCACTTGGCAATGTAGCTTAAAATAAATTGAGCCAAAATAGCAAATCCCACAAACCAAAGGATATACAATTGTCCGTTGGGCAATACAATCCATGCAATTAATAACGGAGCCAGAGCTGTTCCGGTGTTTCCGCCGATTTGAAAAACCGATTGTGCAAAACTTCTTCTTCCATTTGATGCCATAAACGCCACGCGTGATGATTCGGGATGAAAAATAGAAGAACCAATACCTACTAAAAATACCGAAACTAAAATCACTTCATAATTCGGCGCAAAAGCAAGCAAAGCAATTCCTGCCATGGTAAAAAACATTCCAAAAATCTGCGAATAGGGTTTAGGATTTTTATCGGTATATGCACCAACAACTGGCTGAAATATCGAAGCTGCCAATTGGTAACATAGTGTAATCATACCCACTTGTGCAAATGACAAATCGTATGCAGCTTCTAACTTTGGGTAAATAGCCGGAATCACTGCTTGCAGTAAATCGTTGAGCAAATGGGCTGCACTTATGGCAAGCAATATGGCATAAACTGGTTTTTGATTTCCAGCTTTGTTTATTACAGACATTTTTTGTGAATTGAAATTACAAATTTACCCAAACACAAACAATCAATAGGCTATTTCAAGAATTTTTTAGAACAATTTTGTAAGTTTGTTAAAACGATTCATCATGCCAAACGAAAAGTTTCCCCAAAAAAAATCTTTACATGAAAAGGATGGAATTGCACAACCCAATCATGTGAATCAAAATTCCATAAAAAACATTCAAAATTTCCGTAAAAAGAAAATAGATGTTGATGTTTTGATTCAAAGATTGATACAAGGCGATATTCCTTCACTAAGTAAGGCAATTACATTGATTGAAAGCACCAATATAGCTCACAAAGAACAAGCAAACCGCATTGTTCAAGCATGTTTGCCCTATGCTAATAATTCCGTTAGAATAGGCATTACTGGTGTTCCAGGAGTTGGCAAAAGTACGTTTATTGAAGCTTTTGGAACCTATTTGACTTCGATAGGAAAAAAAGTTGCGGTATTAGCAGTTGATCCCAGCAGTAGTATTAGTAAAGGCAGTATTTTGGGCGATAAAACCCGAATGGAAGATTTGGTGAAAAATAAAAACGCATTCATTCGCCCATCAGCTTCGGGGGAAAGTTTAGGAGGTGTTTCGAGAAAAACCCGCGAAAGCATTATTTTGTGCGAGGCTGCCGGATTTGATATCATTCTTATAGAAACCGTTGGCGTGGGACAAAGTGAAACAGCCGTACACAGCATGACCGATTTCTTTTTACTTTTAAACCTTGCGGGAGCAGGTGATGAATTACAAGGAATTAAGCGCGGAATCATGGAAATGGCCGATGCCGTAATTATTAATAAAGCCGATGGAGATAACTTAAAACATGCACAAAATGCAAAACTCGATATGAATCGTGCGTTGCATTTATTTCCCTTAAAAGACTCTAAATGGCAACCAAAAGTATTACTCGTTAGCGCCTTTTACAATAAAGGAATTGAAGAGGTTTGGCAACTTTTAGAAGCTTATTTTAAGTTGGTAAAAGCAAATAATTTTTTTGAAGAAAACCGAAATAATCAAAATGCTTATTGGTTAAAAGAAACAATCAATGAGCAATTGCTTTCAAATTTTTATCAAAATACAGAGATTAATCGATATTTAAAAAGCGCAGAGCATGCCGTTCAAAACAATGAAAAATCGCCGTTTACTGCTGCAAATGAACTGTTGGCTTTATACAAAGAACACCGCACATTTAATAAGAACGATTAGTAGCATACTTAAATTTTAATTTTTAGTTAGTGTATAGCTATTTAAAACACTACATTGCTCCGATAGATTTTGCAATCTTTGTGTTATTGAAAATGGCTCAAAGTAGTAGGCTCTTATGTTTGCGCAGCTAGGGTGGCATTTTTTTTATGTGAATGTGGAAAGTCGTAAAGTTAAATCATATTAAGCCCTTACTTTTGAAAATCAAAAAGATTAAAAAACGTTTAAATGGGGCGAAGATTTTGGCTTGTTTACGCAATTGATTCCGGGTGCCATGTTTGGGATTGGTTCGGGCGAAAATTGTCCGGCGCTTCACAATCCCGACTATGATTTTCCAGATGAAATTACCTTAACCGCTTCAAAATGTTTTACAAAATTTTAGAAAATGCACTATAAACCGGAACCGGCTTCCTGGATCGAAATTTCCAAATCAGCTTTAGCACAAAATATAAAATTCATACAAAAATCCATCCCCGAAAAAACCATTTTTTCAGCTGTGGTCAAAGGTGATGCTTATGGTCATGGCATAGAAACCTATGGTCCGCTGGCGTATGAATGCCGCATCCGCCATTTCAGTGTTTACAGTGCGCAAGAAGCCTATCAACTTTTGCAATCGGTGCGTGGTGAATTTGTTTTGATGATCATGGGAACCCTGAACCACCACGAAATGATGTGGGCAATTGAACACAATATTGAATTTTACGTTCCCAATTTCCATTCGTTGGAGAATGTGTTGAATTGTGTAAAAAAATCAAATCTGAATGCAAAAATCCATTTGGAATTTGAAACTGGAATGAATCGAACCGGATTTGCACCGAAAGATTTCAAACCAATTATGTCAAAAATTAACGAAACGTATTTAATCGAAATAAAAGGCGTTTGTACACATTTGGCGGGTTCGGAAAGCATTGCCAATTACAAACGAATCAAAGACCAGATCCAACAATTTCAAAAAATCAAAAAGAAATTTGAGTTGCTGGAAAATCATGCTCCAAAATACCACATTGCTTGTTCGGCAGCCGTTTTGCGTTATCCGAAATATGTTTTTGATATGGTAAGAGTAGGGATTTTACAGTATGGATTTTTCCCAAATAACGAAACCTACGTTCACCATTATTTGCAACATCCCGAAGAACCCAATCCGCTGAAAAGAGTGATTTCATGGAAAAGTAAAGTAATCGAAGTGAAAACAGTAAATGCCGGAGAATTCATCGGTTATGGTACTTCTTTTTATACGAATATTCCGACGAAAATCGCCATCGTTCCGGTTGGATATGCGTATGGATACAGTCGCAAACTGAGCAATCAGGGAAAAGCATTGGTCAATGGATTTCGGGTAGATGTAATCGGAAGTGTGAACATGAATATGCTAACGCTGGACGTGACCAACCTGCCCGATGTGCAAATCGGGGATGAAGTGGTACTGATCGGAAGTCAAGCCGAACAGACAATTTCGTTGGCTTCGTTTAGCGAAAACAGCAACCAGTTGAATTATGAATTATTGGCACGTTTGCCCAAAGACATCAAACGAATCGTGGTGGATTAATTTTCTACATTTTATGATTCATTTTTTCACCGACTTTTTATATTTGCATTTTTAAATTTGTTTCTATGTACCAAAAAATCACTTTATATTTCTTGTGCTTTGCTTTTATTGCCTGCAGCAAATGGAATCCTAACATACAAACGATCGATTTTTCTAAAGATCAAGATTTCAGAATTATCAATGTTTTTAATGAACAGCGATTCAATGAATATTCGGAAAGACTTCCTGACAAGGTATTGCCCATTGCAGAAAGTACGGAACCTTATGCATTTTATTCCTATTTGTCGTTGAAACCAAATAAAGATTTCACGTTTCTTATAGGCAATCATTTCATGCATGGCACTTATAAATTGGTGAATAAAGACGAAATCGTTTTGCAATCCGCTCTTTATGGTGATTTACCTTTAAAAATTTTAAAAGAAGAGGAGGGATGCATTCAAATTCATGGAGATTTTAAAGGTTATAAAAGCGATTTTATGCTTGAATTGGAAGGTAATACCAACTATTACATTAATTTAAGTACCGATTTTGAAAAGCTTGATAAAGAAAATGATATTCGCTCGCTGGCTTTTAACAAATGGCGCTTTCCGGCTATACAAAAAGAAACCAATCAGCAAATAAAAGAACGACTTATTGCCAACTTAAAATACATTGCTGCTTACATGCGTGTGCACATGTATGGTGGCTACGATCTTATTCATACCGATGGTATTCATTCGCCATTTCTCTATGCCCGAAACGGTTTGTTTTTATATGAATGGCAACGCGTGCCTTATTTTTGGAAACATGTTTTTTATGATGAAAAAGATG containing:
- a CDS encoding MFS transporter codes for the protein MSVINKAGNQKPVYAILLAISAAHLLNDLLQAVIPAIYPKLEAAYDLSFAQVGMITLCYQLAASIFQPVVGAYTDKNPKPYSQIFGMFFTMAGIALLAFAPNYEVILVSVFLVGIGSSIFHPESSRVAFMASNGRRSFAQSVFQIGGNTGTALAPLLIAWIVLPNGQLYILWFVGFAILAQFILSYIAKWYQNKLKIASRSTKKVIQVPDLSAFKINAAITILLVLIFSKYFYVASITSYFQFYTMDKFGLNEVQAQVYLFYFLISVAVGTLLGGIFGDRFGRKYVIWFSVLGAAPFTLALPYVDFQLTGILIVIIGLIISSAFPSILVYAQELLPKKLGMVSGLFYGFAFGMGGVGSAVLGLWADATSIEHIYNICSYLPLIGVIAYFLPNMQKINYKNIE
- the meaB gene encoding methylmalonyl Co-A mutase-associated GTPase MeaB, yielding MPNEKFPQKKSLHEKDGIAQPNHVNQNSIKNIQNFRKKKIDVDVLIQRLIQGDIPSLSKAITLIESTNIAHKEQANRIVQACLPYANNSVRIGITGVPGVGKSTFIEAFGTYLTSIGKKVAVLAVDPSSSISKGSILGDKTRMEDLVKNKNAFIRPSASGESLGGVSRKTRESIILCEAAGFDIILIETVGVGQSETAVHSMTDFFLLLNLAGAGDELQGIKRGIMEMADAVIINKADGDNLKHAQNAKLDMNRALHLFPLKDSKWQPKVLLVSAFYNKGIEEVWQLLEAYFKLVKANNFFEENRNNQNAYWLKETINEQLLSNFYQNTEINRYLKSAEHAVQNNEKSPFTAANELLALYKEHRTFNKND
- the alr gene encoding alanine racemase, which gives rise to MHYKPEPASWIEISKSALAQNIKFIQKSIPEKTIFSAVVKGDAYGHGIETYGPLAYECRIRHFSVYSAQEAYQLLQSVRGEFVLMIMGTLNHHEMMWAIEHNIEFYVPNFHSLENVLNCVKKSNLNAKIHLEFETGMNRTGFAPKDFKPIMSKINETYLIEIKGVCTHLAGSESIANYKRIKDQIQQFQKIKKKFELLENHAPKYHIACSAAVLRYPKYVFDMVRVGILQYGFFPNNETYVHHYLQHPEEPNPLKRVISWKSKVIEVKTVNAGEFIGYGTSFYTNIPTKIAIVPVGYAYGYSRKLSNQGKALVNGFRVDVIGSVNMNMLTLDVTNLPDVQIGDEVVLIGSQAEQTISLASFSENSNQLNYELLARLPKDIKRIVVD